In Musa acuminata AAA Group cultivar baxijiao chromosome BXJ2-8, Cavendish_Baxijiao_AAA, whole genome shotgun sequence, one genomic interval encodes:
- the LOC103995437 gene encoding probable membrane-associated kinase regulator 4: protein MIRLRTHSVDCLSPPISLFICYLGCFLHFQIPDSLLHNSFSFGLITTLKKDALPLPLLPKVATIHSTSTTSSGRSLRMLRRMMEERQARELLQMQQLVSLPCDHFAEEEDYIDMDVSSAVDVDLGGGGGGGSTASFICYTMASPPLSKEFEFQMSGNPTEREATTSPADELFYKGKLLPLHLPPRLRMVEKLLESSKHSDGFGEKDVSAAVGGELSAVSDQKQSPWSKKLKSIKQSSLGLKLKASRSYLKSVFIRSRCSDESCAVLQCDERSNGYKKAAKTSPLGQIQQGKYVLEDTNAASLRSTEREKLLEEDLIHRKSFSGASSWSSTTKPSSSSTTSSCSSSLSSSFSSSSSLGVYQPQMLKRSSSVNSEMESSIQGAIAYCKESQQLVGGRKSASDAGLYPLPASRIAAACQARENPRFCRG, encoded by the coding sequence ATGATTAGGCTGAGGACCCATTCGGTGGACTGTCTATCCCCTCCCATCTCTCTCTTCATTTGTTATCTTGGATGCTTTCTGCACTTCCAAATCCCTGACAGCCTCCTCCATAATTCTTTCTCATTTGGCCTCATCACTACCTTAAAGAAGGATGCCCTCCCTCTCCCACTCCTTCCCAAGGTCGCTACAATCCACTCTACATCAACAACTAGCAGTGGTCGGTCGCTCCGTATGCTTCGACGGATGATGGAGGAGAGGCAAGCAAGAGAGCTATTGCAGATGCAACAGTTGGTTTCTCTTCCCTGTGATCACTTTGCGGAAGAGGAGGATTACATAGACATGGATGTCAGCTCTGCTGTGGACGTGGAtttaggcggcggcggcggcggcggcagcaccgCCAGCTTCATCTGCTACACCATGGCATCCCCTCCTCTTTCCAAGGAATTCGAATTCCAGATGAGTGGCAACCCGACGGAGAGGGAGGCCACCACCTCCCCCGCCGACGAGCTTTTCTACAAGGGGAAGCTCCTCCCCCTGCACCTCCCTCCTCGCCTTCGGATGGTCGAAAAGCTCCTCGAGAGCTCGAAGCATTCAGACGGCTTCGGAGAGAAGGATGTCTCCGCAGCAGTCGGCGGTGAGCTGAGTGCGGTGTCGGACCAGAAGCAATCGCCTTGGTCCAAAAAGCTCAAGTCCATCAAGCAATCATCGCTGGGCCTGAAGCTGAAGGCTTCTCGATCGTATCTCAAGTCTGTGTTCATCAGATCCAGGTGCTCCGATGAGTCCTGCGCGGTCCTGCAATGCGACGAGCGCTCCAATGGCTACAAGAAGGCAGCAAAGACGAGCCCGCTTGGCCAAATCCAGCAGGGGAAGTACGTACTTGAAGACACCAATGCCGCTAGTCTCAGGAGCACCGAGAGAGAGAAGCTACTGGAAGAGGACTTGATCCACAGAAAGTCCTTTTCTGGTGCCAGTAGCTGGAGCTCCACTACCAAGCCTTCGTCCTCGTCGACGACCTCTTCCTGCTCGTCCTCTTTGTCGTCCTCCTTCTCGAGTTCCAGCTCGCTCGGGGTGTACCAGCCGCAGATGCTCAAGAGGAGCAGCAGCGTCAACTCAGAGATGGAGAGCTCAATTCAGGGAGCCATTGCTTACTGCAAGGAGTCTCAGCAGCTGGTCGGCGGCCGGAAGAGTGCCAGCGATGCCGGGCTTTATCCATTGCCTGCTTCTCGGATTGCTGCAGCTTGTCAAGCTCGAGAGAATCCAAGATTTTGCAGGGGATGA